The Pseudomonadota bacterium genome contains a region encoding:
- a CDS encoding DUF2892 domain-containing protein: protein MCRSGGRSRQACEKLQAAGFGEVISVEGGTQACEQANLPLTRSDIKVISLERQVRIAAGLLVVTGLLVGELVNPWGRGLSAFVGCGLIFSGITDTCGMGLMLARMPWNKQAGACQRS, encoded by the coding sequence ATCTGCCGATCGGGCGGGCGCAGCCGTCAGGCATGCGAGAAGCTGCAGGCGGCCGGATTCGGAGAGGTCATCAGCGTCGAGGGGGGAACGCAGGCCTGTGAGCAGGCGAATCTCCCTCTCACTCGAAGCGATATCAAGGTCATCTCGCTCGAGCGGCAGGTGCGCATCGCCGCAGGCCTGCTCGTCGTGACGGGGCTGCTCGTCGGCGAGCTCGTGAACCCGTGGGGTCGAGGGCTCTCCGCGTTCGTGGGATGCGGCCTGATCTTTTCCGGCATCACCGATACCTGCGGCATGGGTCTGATGCTGGCCCGCATGCCGTGGAACAAGCAGGCGGGCGCCTGCCAGCGCAGCTAG